The following coding sequences lie in one Panicum virgatum strain AP13 chromosome 6N, P.virgatum_v5, whole genome shotgun sequence genomic window:
- the LOC120679339 gene encoding transcription factor MYB36-like: MGRAPCCDKAAVKKGPWSPEEDAMLKNYIEEHGTGGNWIALPHTIGLKRCGKSCRLRWLNYLRPNIKHGDFTPEEDSIICSLYISIGSRWSIIAAQLPGRTDNDVKNYWNTKLKKRLLGRRKDRDAHHRQGAGAATSQTSAENTNDAGERALSASAMERIQLCMHLQELQNPLGAAHHNPVVWPGCSRAATLSNSSFNSNSSTVTVAEQAGRSSSMNGHLMGAQLEGGAAMDGGLGSPSSAENSNVISMEAELEELLYGEGSGSGKAGAVDGGVQHGDVDWWSYDNQVKSPVGCWDFTPETTNAVFQDYTSVYDI; the protein is encoded by the exons ATGGGGAGAGCACCCTGCTGTGACAAGGCGGCGGTGAAGAAGGGGCCATGGTCTCCGGAGGAGGACGCGATGCTCAAGAACTACATCGAGGAGCATGGCACTGGGGGCAACTGGATTGCGCTGCCACACACGATAG GGCTGAAGAGGTGTGGCAAGAGCTGCAGGCTGAGGTGGCTCAACTACCTGAGGCCAAACATCAAGCATGGGGACTTCACCCCAGAGGAGGACAGCATCATCTGCAGCCTCTACATTAGCATAGGGAGCAG GTGGTCAATCATTGCCGCGCAGCTGCCGGGGAGGACTGACAACGATGTCAAGAACTACTGGAACACCAAGCTGAAGAAGAGGCTCCTCGGCCGGCGCAAGGACCGCGACGCCCACCACCGccagggcgccggcgccgccacgagcCAGACGTCCGCCGAGAACACGAacgacgccggcgagcgggcgCTGAGCGCGTCGGCGATGGAGAGGATCCAACTCTGCATGCACCTGCAGGAGCTGCAGAACCCTCTCGGCGCCGCCCACCACAACCCCGTGGTGTGGCCTGGCTGCAGCAGGGCCGCCACCCTGAGTAACAGCAGCttcaacagcaacagcagcacgGTGACAGTGGCCGAGCAAGCAGGGCGGTCCAGCTCCATGAACGGGCACCTGATGGGCGCGCAGctggagggcggcgccgccatggACGGCGGCCTCGGCTCGCCGTCGAGCGCGGAGAACTCGAACGTGATCAGCATGGAGGCCGAGCTTGAAGAACTGCTCTACGGCGAGGGGAGCGGATCGGGGAAGGCCGGCGcggtcgacggcggcgtgcaGCACGGGGACGTGGACTGGTGGAGCTACGACAACCAGGTGAAGTCGCCTGTGGGCTGCTGGGACTTCACCCCTGAAACAACGAACGCGGTGTTCCAGGACTACACATCTGTTTACGACATTTGA